A segment of the Gemmatimonadota bacterium genome:
GGCTAGATCAATGAACGACATGGTTCCTCCGATCAGGCGTTAGCGGGTTTGGCCCGGGACATAGCTGAAGCCAAGGGTAACGCGGATGTTGTGCACGGTCGTCTCGGGCGCGGGCAGTCCCGGATCTTCGGCGCCAGGGAATCGGCAGCCGCGTTCCGGCTGGCAGTTGCGGTGCTCGGGCCGGATGGGGTTCAGCTCTTCGCGGTCGAGGTCGGTGTAGATCAGGTCGCGAGCGTCGAGCTGCAGCCCGGCATTGCCGGTGAGGGCCAGGCGGATGCCGCCGCCGGCCGCGAACATGAGGCCGCTGACGCGGCCGAAGCCGTCGTTGGCGTTGCCCTCGAGGTAGATCGAGTAGCCGCCGGCGCCGCCGGTCAGGTAGGGTCCGACCTGGTTGCCGGGGAGCAGGTCAACGAGCAGGCTGCCGCCGTAGTGCAGCACATTGAGGCGCTGCCCCACGTTGTAGACGCGGCTGCTGTCCGGGCCGAAGTCGAGGGCCGCGACGAAGAAGCGGCCATCGCTCTTCGAGTACACGTAGTCGGCGCTGGGGCCGATGGCGATGCGCGGCGTGAGGTAGTACAGCGCTTCGAGACCGGCCGTGGCGCCGGTTTCGAGGGCGCTGGCGTCGGCGTATAGCACCGACCCGCCGCGCAGGTTCACCGACCAGGAGCGGGCGGCGTTCTGCGCGTGCAGCGTGGCCGGTGCAGCCGCCAGGAGCGTGGCCAGGCTGGCCACCCAGGATCGCATATTCATTGGTCAGCCTTCCTATGCCGGGGTCGGAGGACGTCGCCCCCGGTCCCGGCTTCCGGTTAGAACCTGAGCTGCAGGCTGAAGACCTGGACGTTCTCCAGGTCCGCCATGTCCGTGTACGCGTAGTCGAAGGACAGCTTGCCCAGCCCGCCGAGCGGCAGTGTCACGCCGCCGCCGAA
Coding sequences within it:
- a CDS encoding outer membrane beta-barrel protein; translation: MNMRSWVASLATLLAAAPATLHAQNAARSWSVNLRGGSVLYADASALETGATAGLEALYYLTPRIAIGPSADYVYSKSDGRFFVAALDFGPDSSRVYNVGQRLNVLHYGGSLLVDLLPGNQVGPYLTGGAGGYSIYLEGNANDGFGRVSGLMFAAGGGIRLALTGNAGLQLDARDLIYTDLDREELNPIRPEHRNCQPERGCRFPGAEDPGLPAPETTVHNIRVTLGFSYVPGQTR